TTGGATGAGGCCGGTCTCTTCGCTAATATTGGTAGTCAAATAGCGGTGGCCATAGAGAACGCTCGCCTCTACGAAAAAGTACAAGGGATAGTCATTGTAGAGGAGAGGGAACGAATTGCGAAGGAACTCCATGATGGGTTAGCACAGGTGCTAGGTTATGTAATTACCAAGAGTGAAGCAACGAGGCAAATTCTTAGCAAAATGACTATGGCAACTGACTATTTGGTTGAACTAGAGAAAGTCGCTCAGGATGTATATACCGACACGAGAGAGGATATTCTTGGTCTTCGAACCGCTGTTTCGGGCGACCGGGATTTGGTATCCGCACTCAGGGAGTATTTGACTCGCTTCAGCCAGATGCATGGTATCAGGACCGTGTTGGAGGTAGATGGCCAGACTATACCCCATCTATCTCCACAAGTCGAATTACAGACCATCCGCATCGTCCAGGAGGCATTGTCTAACATTAGAAAACACGCTGAACCTACCCGTGCGTTGGTGAGGTTGACGGCAAGCGATAACAATGTCACATTACTAATCGAAGACGACGGGAAGGGTTTCGACGTCAACGAACTTGGACATAGCGACTGCGCGAAATTCGGAATTCGGACAATCAAAGAAAGGGCTGAGAGCATACACAGCAGGCTGGATATCGAATCTAAGCCCGGAAACGGAACTAAGGTAACGCTAAGCATACCACTAAATCTTCCTTAGCCATTATCGGAAGGGTTAGTTTATTGAGGGTACTAATAGTTGACGATCATGCTCTGTTCAGAAGCGGACTAGCCAGTCTCCTGACCGCAAATGATATCGAGGTTGTTGGAGAGGCCAGTAACGGTCTGGAAGCCGTAGAAAAGACCCGCCAACTCAGGCCGGACATAGTACTGATGGATGTCAAAATGGCTGACTTTAATGGCATCCAAGCCACACAGCTCATCAAGGCAGAAATGCCACAGACAAAAATTGTCATGGTTACGGCTTTTGAAGATGACGATGACTTGTTTGAAGCAATGAAAGGCGGCGCCGTTGGTTACATCCTCAAGAACATAGAAGCTGAAAAGTTCGTCAAATTTCTCTCGAATATCATGGAGGGTGATGTAGCAGTGTCACCATGGGTCGCTGATAAAATAGTCAAAGAGGCATTCCGCCAAAACGGAAGACTTAGATCATCACAGCCTGCCAATGATCTTACCAACCTTACTAACAAAGAAGCCGAGGTTCTCAAACTAGTTGCTACTGGAGCGACAAACAAGGAGATCGCTTCATCTCTTAATATTTCAGAAAACACGGTGAAATATCACCTGCGTAACATTATGGAAAAACTCCACGTCAGGAATCGCGCTCAAATGGTAGCGCGTGCAGTAACCAGAGGCATAGTCCCGGGCAGCGCTGGCGGAAAAACTGACTAAACTTCATCACAAAAAAAGACATCCAAAAGGGTGGCTCTATAGCCACCCTTTTTTGTAGTAAGAAAACCACCCGGATGCATATTGTTCAGCCCATAGGAATAACAGAAAATAGACTGTGAGAGAACCGACAAGATTATTTCCCAACTTGGTGTCGCGTGATTTCCGTGCGGAGTGGCGTCTGCGTGGATTGAGCTAATAAATGAGAGTAACAAGCCCAGCTAAAAGTAACTAGTAGTGTAGAGACAAATAAATAGGAGTGCTTTGCACCATAAATAATAAACCATAACTAATCGGAAGAAGAGGGTTATGATGGAGACTAGAGTGATAGATTGCAGTGAAAATTTATTGCATGTCATAGAATCTGTTGCACCATCGCTAAAACATACCTTTGGTGTGAAGAGGCGTAATAATACTTTCTTTATCAATACTTCTCATCCTAAGGACTCAACCTCTTCTCCTGCTAAGATTAAGCCAAGACCGTCCGCTCTCTTTGGTTATGTTGACTTAGATTAAGAAGATCTGTTTTTGGCTAAAACGGTTTACCATGTTTAAGAGAGATGGTTTGTTAGTTGTGGAACGGGGGTAGCAATGGCCTATATGTATCCTGGCTACCGACATTATAGATAAACTGGAAAGGCTACCCGAAGGTCATAGAATCGCATAATAAATGAGCAAAGGGAGGTATCGCTAGAGATGAAAGTAGCTGTCATAGGAATAGGGCAATGTGGCTGCAATATTGCTGATGAGTTCTATAGCCTTAACCAATATGCAAAATCCCTACTTGGCAGGAGGCTGGAGATAGTAACCGACACGCTGGCTGTTAATACCGACTCGAGTGACCTCAGAGGTTTCAAGCATATCCCGGGGA
This region of Dehalococcoidales bacterium genomic DNA includes:
- a CDS encoding response regulator transcription factor; this encodes MRVLIVDDHALFRSGLASLLTANDIEVVGEASNGLEAVEKTRQLRPDIVLMDVKMADFNGIQATQLIKAEMPQTKIVMVTAFEDDDDLFEAMKGGAVGYILKNIEAEKFVKFLSNIMEGDVAVSPWVADKIVKEAFRQNGRLRSSQPANDLTNLTNKEAEVLKLVATGATNKEIASSLNISENTVKYHLRNIMEKLHVRNRAQMVARAVTRGIVPGSAGGKTD